TTCAATTTTCTCGGTAACCAAACAAAGTGTAAGGGAGAAAAGCAAGCCCAGAACAACCCACAAATTAGACAAACAACCCATGAAGCCCAAGTCTGCATTACCAAGTTACAAATCATGTTATAAATGATAAACTTGATGATTACTTGGCCTCAATCAGATTTCAAACAACCATCATAATTAACTGTAGGATAGGATAGACATTGGAATAACATCAGGGCAATGTATGATCTGATTACAATACATGCaactcaaatataaaaaaacaggAGAAACCCAATTCACATTTGAGAAGGAAAGCCCAATTTACCggaattaaacaaataatttgaaatcaaCCTAAACCAATCAAACCCAGTGGCACAAAAAGAAAACCTATCATTTACACAACTCCCTGCGTTAACCTTCAGATCATCATAAGCGCTACAAGacgaataatagaaaaataacccAAATGAGAACCCAAAAAATTTCCCAAATTTAAACCAAACCCAGTTCAAATCCAACCAAACCAAACAACCCCAATAGCTCAAATAATAAAACCCACAAAGTACTACCCCACAAAACAAAAGTTAAAACCTATTGACCCAGATGACATTAGCACcttcctagagagagagagagagagagagagagagagaggcacaTACGTCTAGAGAGCAACCGACGGTGGCCGCTTCATGTCCCCCACCCCCACCGCTCCAGGAGAGTCCAGATTGGGAACTGGGGGATCCGAAGCCGAGAGAAAATCGCGATCCCAGGAGGATGAGGAAATCGCCGGGCAAAGGTACAGGTATTAGACAACTTCTTTCGACTTTTTTCGACAAAAGTATCATCCCTAAATTTTCTACCTAAAACCTTACCTCCATGGTCAAGCGACTTTGTCTGGAGAAGGGAGAATGGAGAATGGGTCAGGAGAAAGCGAGGAGAAAGGCGAAtgggtaagaaaaaaaagaaaagaatcaggagaagaatgagagagagacgTAGACTGAGGTTTGGGGTGAAGGAGAAGATGTTTTTTCTGAGGTTTGACGCTGATCGATGAGGTGGCACCTTAATAGCCGTTATTTTAAATGAACGGCTTAGATGGGAGAAATTGTGGCTGGGCAATTTTTTGAGATTGCTGGGGATCTCAATCCAGCTAGGCGTGCTGAAATTCTGAAAGGCTGCCAATTAATCGTTGCATTTAAGAGGGATAACGACCAAAAAACTCTAAGGGTCAGCACCAATCGTAGACCCAATCaaacataaaattattattatctaaCCTGCCACGTTGGATAAAAGAATTAGGATGTAACTGTTGGCAATTAGGCCAACAAAGGCCGCACAACCcatgatatttatatataaaggcaaaaaaaTTGATCTATGAGCTCAAAATTGATCCAAAGCCCGGTCCTATTCTACCCGCCTAGCTGGGAATCCATTCCCAAACCAATAAAGTGAATTCCAAGGATACTAATCGTgcacaaattcaaaacatggGACACGTTCCTCATTTAAAGGATAATTGACACTCAAATTTAGGCCATCATTGGGGCACTCACACGTAAAAGCCAGATGCATGAAAGTAGTTATATTGGAACCTCCATAAAAGGTAAATCCGACCTAGATAAAATATACTTTTGGCACTAACTTCAAAACTCAAACTTAGTACATTCAGTACTGACTTAAGTATCGGAACCATCCTTTGCTGGCATCTATTGACAGGCTCTTGCGCTTAAATCATTTCTGTTTTGCAAGTGTGGATTGATCTTCAATCCTGTATTTGACATTCAGAAATGATTCTAACAATTTTGTATACGCTTGGAACTACTATTTCTTATAACATGTAATACAATCTTTGCCTCACCAGCAAGGGGATTATTTGTTATGATTCATGAAGAAGTCTGATAAATTTAGACAAGAAAGCAAGAAAGAATAGATTTCATTTGCGTAGGCGATAAGTAAGAAATCCAAGTAGATGCTTAGCTCTTGGTGTTGTGAGACCAAGATGACATTATGTTACGAGGAAGCTCCTAATCAAAGCAATGGACGATTTTTGCGACTACTAGCCGAACCATAATGAGACCCAATTGCATCCCTCGGCGGCCTCTTCTACTGGAGCCAAATGGTATAAGTTGGAAGTCACGTCCCTAGACACCTATGTTACTCCCAACAAATCTCTCTGGGAAGAACTTTTCTACATCACTCCAAACATTTAGGTCTCGCCGAATTGCCCATACGTGAGGTGTGGGCAATTGGGCGAGATCCAAGTGTTTGGCCCTATTAGAGCACTAGCAatagattcccaaccatttccctatatttaaggaacaaaattactttttgcttccttatATGAAAACACTTCACATTAGATTCCCTTatatttccctatatcaattaaatattcattttttattcttattttattctttttctctcttttctacattttctctcttttctatatcaattaaatatactttaatatattaaaataatacattggGAATGTGCAATGCCCATGTATATTTAGGGAATTACGTACATTCCCAAGGCCTTCATGTATATTTAAGGCATCTgttgtgggaggttttttggtatttttcatgaaatttttcctaaatatagagaAGGAAACCAATATAGAAAATCtattgctagtgctcttaggcAATTAGATATTTCCAATATCTTTCTCCATGGCTCCTTAGAAGAAGTTTTAATTTCGTGGAACAAACTTCGGGGTTTGTCGACAAGCAATTTCCAGATCATGTTTAATTATCATTTGCAGAAATCACTCTACGATCTTAAATAAGCCCTTAGAGCTTGGTTTACCAAGTTGTCTACTACACTATTGCATTTCGGTTTTATGGAGTCCAAGGTGGACTATTCTCTCTTTACCTTCCATACTTCTACTATTCACTTGTTGCTTTTAATCTACGTTGATGAGCTGGAAATCCAAATGATAGACAATGTAACACGGGATGTGCCATTTTTCTTGGTACATGTCTCATCAGCTGGAGTGCAAAGAAGCAGCTTGCTGTGGTGTCCAAGTGCAGCACCGAGGCTGAATACCAATTGATGGCATATATTTGCTACTGCTGAGATTTATTGGCTTAGAATACTTTTTCAGGAATTACTTCAGTTACAAATTTCTGTTCCACCAATTTtgtggtgtgataatattggtgATTTATCCTTAGCTTCTAATCCTATTTTTCATGACAGAACAAAACATGTTGAAATGGACTACTACTTTAGTAAGGCAATACGTGGGATCATTGCCAGCCACCAATTCGTATACAAAATCAAATTGGATAGAAAAGGAAATTGATGCATGAAAGGAATTAGGTGTAGAGTGTCTCAATCCTTACAAGGAAACACAAGTAGAAAAGGAATTACATGCATAGCCAAATTTGTAATTaatgttttcttattttgtatttacATTATTGCGCTATGGTAGTATATAATGCCGGCCATAATGGTGTGTGGCAGTGGCACACCTTTGTAAAAACCTTCACGGTATAAAGACTTCTTAACTTAGTGCATTCGGTTTTTCTTTCCAAGCACACCATTGACTTAGGAATCAGAGCTATCGTTCGTTGGCATTCATTGGCAGGCTCTTGTGCTTACATCCTTTCTATTTTGCAGGTGTGGATTGATCCCGTATCTGGCATTAGGAAActattctaacaattttttataggCCGAGAACTACAACTTCCTTATAACGAGTAATACAAGCTTTCACTAGAAATTTTACTCGCCAACGTACGTGgggattatttgttttttttttttttttttatgaaaaaaaccTTTATAGCACCAACCAACCAGAAACACAATCCCACTATTACAATCTACACACATGCAAGAACGAGGGATTATTTGTTATAATTCATGAAGGAGTCTAACAAAGTTACACGGGAAAACATAAGTTTAGACaggaaaacaagaaagaacAATAGTTTTCATTTGCGTAGGCGATAAGTAGGAAATGCAAGTAGATGCTTGGCTCTTGGAATTGAAAGACCAAACTCCTCAGTCATGTCCAATTCAGTTGGCAGCATGTTATCAGGAAGCTCCCAATCAAAGCAATGGACAAGTTGTGCGACTACTAGCCGAACCACAGTGAGACCCAATTGCATCCCCGGGCAGCCTCTTCTACCGGAGCCAAATGGGATAAGTTGGAAGTCGCGTCCCCGGACATCTATGTTACTCCCAACAAATCTCTCCGGGAAGAACTTCTCTGCATCACTCCAAACACTTGGGTCTCGCCCAATTGCCCATACGTTTATTATCACTCTAGAATTCCGGGGTATGTGGAAACCATTGACTGTGCAGTCCTCCATGGCTAAATGAGGCAGCAACAATGGTGCTATTGGATGTAGCCTGAAGGTTTCCTTCAAAACCATGTCCAAGTACTTCAAGCTATCCAAGTCCGATTCCTCCACCATCCTCTCCAAGCCCACCACATCTTCCAACTGTTTCTGAACTTTCTTCATTACCCGAGGATGCTTCATTAGTTCTGACAGTGCCCACTCAATTACCGTTGCTGAAGTGTCCACTGATCCTGCAAGCATGtcctaaaagaaaatgattgtcAGAAAAAATAGATACTCTATTTGAAACAGTATATGCAATTTGTATGAATAATTACCAGAATTATGGCTTTGATATTAGAGCGTTCAATACGGTACTCATATTCTTCAGATCCCATGAAGCTCAACATGACATCAACAAAGTCCTTGGTCTTATTTTCGTCCTTGGATTGGACATGCTCATCGATGATCTTCTCAAAAAAGTCATCAAAGATCTTACTAATTGCCTTCATCCGCCGTGTCAGCCCCTGCAGGTCAAGAGGCGCAACGTAAGGAATATAATCACCAATGTTAGGAGTTGCTGCTAGATGCATGCTTTCTTGGATTACAGCCTTGAATCCCCTCTCATCAATATCCTTATCCAAGTACTTCTCCCCAAACACCATACGGCAACTCATATCTGCGCTGAGAGATGAAACCTTGCCACTGAGATTAACAGCAACACAATCACGGGCAGCCTCTCGAATAAACTTTATCAACAGGCCAAGCTCTTCCATTCTCATGGATTTGAAAGAATTGATTTTATGGTTGCTAAGCAATTCAAGGGTGCACATCTTACGGATGTTGCGCCAATAAGAGCCATATGGAGAAAAGGCCAAGTTCTTTTGCTCATAAGAGATGTGCTTTGCGAACTCATGAGGTGGTCTACTAGCAAACACCAAGTCATGTGCTTTAAGAAACTGCTCAGCAGCCTGAGGCGATGAGACAACAATGGCAGGCACCAAGCCTAAGCGCAAGTACATGATGGGGCCATGTTTTTGGGCAAGTCGATGAAGATCGCGATGAGGTAATTCCCCAAACAGGTGAAGGTTCCCAAAGAGAGGGAAACCTCTTGGACCGGGAGGTAATTTCTTCTTGTTGCTACTGCTTTTCCATGCCCATTCTCGCAGGAGATAAGCAAGCATAAGCAGTGCGGCAATGGTCCATGTCCAAGCCATGGTGGCCATGTTTTATTCGGATGGAGTTATGGCTCGGTTCACTGGTATCTAAAGTAGTGCATGCAGTCTGAGCTGCAACTATACAGTATTATACATGACATGGAAATTGCAGAGAAAACGACAACCCAACTAAGGCTGGTAAATGGATTGGCAAAAGTCCAAAAAGCTAGCGGCTAACAAATTGGAGCTTTATGACAGCGTCAATGGATTGGCAAAAGTCCAAAAAGGCGGCTAACAAAATGGAGCGTTATTTTTCatatgttttttccttttttgtttgacCGGGACCAAGGGGAATCACGTGCCTGAGTAGGAAAATTCAGTCTGAACAGGAAAGCTTTACTAAAGTTGGAAACCCCCCATGAGCAAGGAATTCACTCGTGAAAGACAAACTAGTTTACTAACTAGTCACCTTTCTATTTCTCtttcactctttctctcttttattgcTAGAAGATAAAAAAAGACTTAGAGAAGGGTAGAGAAAAGAGATAAGAGTAGAGGAAatattcttcactttttcttatatttcaaaacaccttacaaagcccatatatataggcatacaaaACACAAATGactaaagcttttttttttttacttcttctttattacaataacttaaCACCAATAACTCTTCTAATTTAAGACTTCAGTTGAAGAGAACTTAAGACATCAATAAACTAAatgtctttattaaaaaatccCTTAACTAGCTTCTTTATTAAATATCCTTCTTACGTTTTCGATTTGTTGAGTTTCCAACACGCCCCCTCAAACCAAAACTGTCCTCATGCCAATCATGTCTCTTAGCCTCATGAAAATTGCACCTGATAATGGCTTAGTAAATATATCTGCTACTTGTTCAGTGGTGTGGCAATATTGGAGCTCTATTGTCTTCCGCTTCACATGATCTCTAAGAAAGTGGAACCTAGTGTCAATATGTTTGCTCCTCCCATGTTGTACTGGATTCTTAGCTAGCTTTATTGCTGATTGGTTATCCACATAAATCAGTGTGGATGTTCTAGTTCCTTTAAGAGATTCCTTAGCCATATAGCTTCATAAACAGTAGATGAAGCCGCCACATACTCCGCCTCACAGGTAGACAAGGCTACCATTGCTTGTTTCTTGGATGTCCAAGAAAATGCTGTAGAACTAAAATAGAACACATATTCAGTAGTACTTTTCCTCTCATCTTGGTCATATCCCCAATCACTGTCTGAGTAACCAACTAATTTTGCTTCATCACCATACGCATAGAATAAACCAAGATTCATAGTACCTTTGATGTACCTTAGAATCCTTTTTGCAGCTAACCAATGAGTCTGCATTGGTTTCTCCATGTATCGACTCACAAGTCCAACTCCATAGACAATATCTGGTCTTGTGATCGTCAAGTATCTCAAACTTCCAACCAAAGTCTTCTAAAGAGTTGGTTCAATAACTcgatcatctccttcttttgacaactttatgcTTGTTTCAACTGGAGTACTCACAGAGTTGCAGCTTTCCATCTTGAATTTTCTAATATCTCCTTCATGTACTTCTTTTGAGATATGAAAATTCCATCATGTTGTTGCTTCACTTCAATGCCAAGGAAGTAGGACATCAACCCGTTGTCCGTCATCTCAAACTCCCTAAACATTGATTGCTTCAATTCCTTGAACATTTCACTACTATTTCCAGTGTATAACAGATCGTCAACATACAggcaaataatttgaaattcaCCTTGATGGTTTTTCTTCATATAAACAGCATGCTCAAATGGACATTTGGTGAAGCCATTTTGATGAAGGTAACCATCGATGCATGCATTCCAAGCTCTTGGTGCCTGCATATAACGCCTTTTTAAGGCGATACACCTTGCTTTCTTCTCCTTCTATTATGAAGCCTTCCGGTTGTTGTACGTATACTTCTTCTTCAAGGATTCCATTAAGAAAAGCTGACTTGACATCAAGTTGGTATATCTTCCAATTATGACGAGCGGCAAGTACGATCAACAGTCTCACTGTGTCAAGTCTCGCAACTGGTGCAAAGACCTCTTCATAGTTGATGCCGTACTTTTGTTTGTAGGCTTTAACTACTAGTCTTGCCTTGTATCGAGAAACTTCACCTTCTGCAGTGCGTTTGATCTTGTATACCCACTTGACACCAATAgccttttggtttgatgggAGTGTTGTCAACTCCCAAGTGTCATTCTTTTGAATAGCATGTATCTCCTCCTCCATTGCAGACCTCCAACAATCTTCTTCAACAGCTTCTTGAAAGGTAAGAGGCTCATGATCAGCATATAGGCAGAAAAGATTAGTCTCTCCTTCTTCAGTTTGCTCATAGATTTCCCTAAGACTTCTCATCTTACTGGAGGATCTACTGCTGCTACCTCCCATAGAAGGTGTAGAGTCTCTATGTGCTGTAGACGGTGTGGTAGACTGAGAAGATGGTGGGGTACTTGGTGAAGCTTCTGTTGAGAGCTCTTCAGGCTCCTCCAACACTTGTTCTTTGGCCTTGTCTTCATCGCTCCAATTCTACACACTTTCTTCATCAAAGATAACGTCTCTACTAAccactaatttttttgttagtagGTTGTATAGCTTGTATGCCTTCGACTCTTCGCTATATCCGAAGAATATACATTTCTCACCACGATCATCAAGCTTTTTCCTCTTGGATTCGGGAACTTGAGAATATGCAAGACACCCAAAGATTCTAAGGTGTGCAACACTTGGCTTGTAACCGCTCCACGCCTTTTGAGGTGTCATATTTTTGACACTTTTGGTAGAACATCGATTGAGTAGATAAGTTGAGCATGCCACAGCTTCTGCCCAGAATTGTTTTGGTAGTCCTTTCTGCTTGAGCATGGTTCTGGTCATATTGAGAATGGTACGATTCTTCCTTTCTGCAATCCCGTTTTACTGTGGTGTGTAAGCAGTAGTAAACTGATGCTTTATTCCTTGTTCCCTGCAATACTTGTCAAATTCTTTTGAGGTGTATTCACCACCTCGATCTGAGCGAAGAGTTACAAGCTTGTGACCACTTTGATTTTCAACAAGGGCTTTAAAGTTCTTGAATATAGTAAAGGCAGCTgacttttctttaagaaaataaacccaAAGTTTTCTGCTAAAGTCATCAATAAAGGTAATAAAGTATCTATTACCTCCTAATGACATGGGCTCTATTGGTCGACATATGTCAGTATGAACCAGCTGCAATGGTGACGATGctctccaagatttgccattGGGAAAAGGAAGTCGTGCCTGTTTGCCAAGTATGCATTCTTCACAAACATTGCTCGATGGATTTATCACTGGTAATCCATGCACCATGCCAGATGAAGATAGTAGCTTTAGGCCGCTGAAATGTAGATGACCAAACCGAAGATGCCACTTCCATGACTTACTTTCCTTGAGTCCATAGAAGCACTTCTCGGATTTTATGTTAAGATATAACGGGAACATGCGGTTATTGGCCATTGGAACATGAGCCACAATACCTCCACGTGTATCTCTCAAAATGAGAGAGTAGTTCTCCACATGTATGGTGTACCCCTTCTTGAGTAGCTGCCCAATGCTAAGAATATTGCTTTTCATATTAGGCACATAATAAACATCAGAAATGTACCCTTTATTACCatcattttgacaaatttttatcTTCCCTTTGCCTTCAACTGATAGTTTGGAGGAGTCCCCCAAGTTCACATTTTCGTGAACTCCTTCTGTGAGTTCTACGAAAAGATCTTTCTTCCCACACATGTGATTACTTGCGCTAGAATCAAGGTACCAAACCTTATCTATTGAATTTAAATCATCATGAGCGAGAAGTAAAATAGAATCACTACAAACCTCATTTATCACTTCTGCAACATTGGCTTGTTCATTATCTTTGTGCCAACAATCCAAGGCATAGTGTCCAAACTTCTTGCAGTTGTAGCATTGGATATTCTCGGAGTTTCCACGTCCATATGTGGATCTTCCTCTTCCTCGGTAGCCTCCTCATCCCCGACCTTTGAAGCTTTGAGTCTCCTGCTGACTTTGACGTGGTTGTTGAGAAATACCATGCCCCCAGCCTCTACCACGACCACGGTTGGAGCTAAATTTGCCTTGATCATTTAGAGTCAATTTTGACCCTAGTGCTTGTTCTAATACACCAGAATTAGCATTCTTCTGCATCCTTTGCTCATGTACTTGTAATGAACCCAATAACTCCTCAATTGTAAGATTCTCCAAGTCCTTAGACTCTTCGATAGCTACAACTACATGCTTAAATTTAGAGGAAATGGATCGAAATACCTTTTCTACGACTTGGATGTCATCGAGCTTCTCATTGTTTCTTTCTAAACCATTCACAATTACCAACAATCGTGAAAAATAATCGGACACCGATTCTCCATCCTTCATATGAAGAGCCTCGAATTCGCCTCGTAATGTTTGGAGATAGACCCGTCTCAACCGTTCATCTCCTTTGAAGATGGAAGCTAGAATCTCCCATGCTTGTTTACTTGTCGTTGCTTCAGCAACTTTCTCGAAGGTAGGCTCGTCAAACCCTTGATAGAGTAAAAACAAGGCTTTTTTATCCTTCTTCCTCTGCTCCTTAAGATCCTTCTTCT
The Alnus glutinosa chromosome 14, dhAlnGlut1.1, whole genome shotgun sequence genome window above contains:
- the LOC133857131 gene encoding cytochrome P450 71AU50-like produces the protein MATMAWTWTIAALLMLAYLLREWAWKSSSNKKKLPPGPRGFPLFGNLHLFGELPHRDLHRLAQKHGPIMYLRLGLVPAIVVSSPQAAEQFLKAHDLVFASRPPHEFAKHISYEQKNLAFSPYGSYWRNIRKMCTLELLSNHKINSFKSMRMEELGLLIKFIREAARDCVAVNLSGKVSSLSADMSCRMVFGEKYLDKDIDERGFKAVIQESMHLAATPNIGDYIPYVAPLDLQGLTRRMKAISKIFDDFFEKIIDEHVQSKDENKTKDFVDVMLSFMGSEEYEYRIERSNIKAIILDMLAGSVDTSATVIEWALSELMKHPRVMKKVQKQLEDVVGLERMVEESDLDSLKYLDMVLKETFRLHPIAPLLLPHLAMEDCTVNGFHIPRNSRVIINVWAIGRDPSVWSDAEKFFPERFVGSNIDVRGRDFQLIPFGSGRRGCPGMQLGLTVVRLVVAQLVHCFDWELPDNMLPTELDMTEEFGLSIPRAKHLLAFPTYRLRK